Proteins encoded in a region of the Desulfonatronovibrio magnus genome:
- a CDS encoding DUF7680 family protein: MKQKVPRDKNIQLQMYYDKKVCSQVSKAPWVLRITEHKDKPVPLFIIKQRIHPEQRTDLADLKAPRSILLERGLIYGPSQKRCIPVFKTILARVKNNRDIPMELQQFLNGSRIDFRGNLPLDDEAGYKMALIFKLQERIKEMDRVELIARRADRFTMEEAGYWYSRMSSFGDAANRWAMAGMKIMLAGQPRDPNIEAMLGDLR, from the coding sequence GTGAAACAAAAAGTGCCCAGAGATAAAAATATACAGCTGCAGATGTATTATGACAAAAAAGTGTGCTCTCAAGTTTCTAAAGCCCCCTGGGTGCTCAGGATAACCGAGCATAAGGATAAACCTGTTCCACTCTTCATCATTAAGCAGCGTATTCACCCTGAGCAGAGAACAGACCTTGCTGACCTCAAGGCTCCCAGGTCCATTTTATTGGAGAGGGGGCTGATTTATGGTCCTTCTCAGAAGCGATGCATTCCGGTTTTTAAGACCATTCTGGCCAGAGTAAAAAACAACCGGGACATTCCCATGGAGTTGCAGCAGTTTCTGAACGGTTCAAGGATAGACTTTCGCGGCAATCTCCCCTTAGATGATGAGGCCGGTTATAAAATGGCCCTGATTTTCAAGCTGCAGGAACGGATCAAAGAGATGGACAGGGTAGAACTGATTGCCAGGCGGGCGGATCGCTTCACCATGGAGGAAGCAGGCTACTGGTATTCAAGGATGTCCAGTTTTGGGGATGCCGCCAACAGGTGGGCCATGGCCGGGATGAAGATCATGCTCGCAGGACAACCCAGAGATCCAAACATTGAAGCCATGCTTGGCGATTTGCGATAA